The sequence GTCTTCTTCCTCAACACCGGTTACCcgctaaaaatgttttaaaagacaCTCTTGTTCTGTTGATGTCTTCATCTGTTTTGTTGTCACCCGCTCTCTGccgactctgaagcctcgtacacacgaccgagtttctcggcaaaaaccagcaagaaacttgctgggagatatttttttgcagaggaaaccggtcgtgtgtacattttcgtcgaggaaactgtcgagaaacttgacgagccaaaaagagagcaagtcctcgacgggagtctcaaattggctcatcgagttcctggtcgggctggtttccgacgagaaacccgagcgtgtgtatgctaagaaacccgcgcttgctcagaataaagtatgagacaggagtaaaagtagcatttgtaatggagataacacatttttcaagctgtaacagactgaaaagtgcaaatcgtctcttaccaaacttttacttaacacgcaaacacatgagattagcaaaaccagccccaagagtttagccagtggaaacgaacttcccctgccgttgtatgtgttgtatgtcaccgcgtttgagaacaaggagattttgtcttgacagtgtgtacgcaaagcaagcttgtcgagttccttgacaagcctaacaaggaactcgacaaggaaaacgatgtgtttcgcccgtcgagttcctcggtcgtgtgtacgaggcctcatatagCCATGGGGCGTGGCCATCCGATGACATCACCTGGAGAGTTCACCCCTTGTCAGGGTGGGGCCTCCAGGTGATGtcatcaaaaatgttaaaacattcATGTGTAACCACTGTGCTGCTAGGTTGGGTTCATAAGCAGAGAAAGAAGGTATgttgttaaagtagaactccagatTTGGAAGGTGGAAAGATGCAAAAATGGAATTCACTTTTAGGTTTTTGCTGCAATCTGTGTATCCATTAGGGAAGTTTTCCCTCAGTTCCTTTTGCATTGCTGGGACAAGATGTGAATAGACTCTTTTTCATAAGAACACATACAAcaataaaattacttttacaGTGAGAAATGGTTAGAACCTAATGGTTTGTCCGGCTTTTTGCTGTGACCTAGTTTAATAATGAAATGCTGATTTGTCTGTAGTTTCTCTTTAAAattacactaaactctggttttaaAAAAAGCATGTATGTAACTAAAgtcccttctattgctctcagtctCCTCCAAACCTCTAAATTTCTTTGTTTTTGATAATGTGATTTGGCTTgatgttagagggtggctacattcattctccatggtcccactgtatgtagaagCGTAGCCACATTCCCTTGTTTGCTCCATAGATGGACTAGAGTCCAGGGACTATgcaatttgtagtgtgcataacACGGTGCAGATGACCGCACCTAACCACTGCTCATTCCAAATTTGTGAATTTACACATTTTaaatttgaaagcaaaaaaagaatgtTACGGCCCGGATTCCTCAAgcagttacgccgacgtatctactgatacgccgcataagtgcagggatgcgccgtcgtatctatgcgcctgattctgctattaagatacacctgaattttggcttcatacgaccgacgtaagtttcctacactGTTGtatcttaggcgcatatttacgctggccgcaaaggggcgcttccattgatttacgagtcgaatatgcaaatgaccgagatatgccgattcacgaagtacttgcgcccgtcgcagtagtatatgcCGTTTaaataaggcgtacgtccggcgtaaagttattccacctataggaggcgcatcccatgcaatggtatggacgacggaacagccgtcggattttacgtcgtttacgtaagtcgtaagtcgtacgtgaatggggctgggcataggttacgttcacgtcgtaggcattgagcgtcgtatcttagggagtaaattcgacgtgatcctgagtatgcgcgcgcatgcgccgttcgttcggcccttcactTGCATGGGGTctcggttaatttaaatgtatcacgcccactaccttcctactttgaattaggcgggcttacgccggacaatttacgttacgctatgagatgtgctacgccggaacaaagatgcgccgatctacgtgaatatgTTTGTCCAAAGTATTTAActtttcttaaaggagttgtaaaggaaaaaaaatgttttgctcaaatgactgtttacagggtatagagacataatagttaactgattccttttaaaaactattaaaaatagataaaaaacaatcatataatgtacctttagtttcagtttcgtttttgcatgttatgctgcctctgtgctgtatagtgaGTGAGCGagtgaagaacttatatagcgcagcacatgcgaactaaattgcctctgggcgcttgttgttcctgtctcttttgatatcaaaagagccatagagaagtgagggtttgaaaacgaaactagaagctcccagtactgtggtccaaaggaaacagacaaccaggaagtgtccagaacagagcagaattacagcaacatcagagcaaaaacgaacaatgaggacatgaaaccaggactgcagtaaggtaaaggaagctatttagcttaaaaaaaaaattcctttagtgaccctttaaagagctTTTGGAAAACATTCATGTGTAGAGTATAAAATGTAATTGGCCGGCAAACTATTAGTGGCAGTAAAACAAGGTTGTTCAAGTGTGTGAGAAATGTCAGAAATTCTTACCACTGATCTTCAAAACACCAACCACAACCACAGCAACCAGTATAAACAAGAGGCCACCGCCGATGGTGAGAGGTAACAGCAAGTCTTCTGCAAGATCCTTCTCTGAGATAAAAGACATAAAGGTTAATATACAAGCTTTTGGGTGTAACTAGATTCTCATATGATGAAGTCTGAACCCATGCTTACATTACAACCAATATTACCAAACATATGCTGTATAAATgtctatactgtatgtgtgtatgtatatatatatatatatatatatatatagtgccttaaaaagtattcataccctttgaaattttccacattttgtcatgttacaaccaaaagcataaatgtattttattgggattttgtgtgatagaccaacacaaagtggcacataattgtgaagtggaaggaaaatgataaatggtttcccAAATTTTGGACAAAtaattatgtgaaaagtgtggcgcgcatttgtattcagcccccctgagtcaacactttgtagaaccacctttcactgcaatcacagctgcaagtctttttgggtatgtctctaccagatttgcatatctagagagtgacatttttgcccattttttcaaaatagcttaagctctgtcagattggatggagagcgtccgtTGTTTTGATCTGGTCTGGGATGGGAGTTGCTCAGGTtagcagctggtgactcacaggcagcaacactgagacctccctcttctttctatAGCTTTCTCTAAAGTACTGTAAAgaaaggaggagaggggtggCTGAGTGGGGTACTCTAAGGAGCCCTGACTAATCCCAAACTTGGAtcggcagggggcaggcctccttaagtaCCcaaggtcagcccagctggggaggagttggagttgtTAAGAGTTTTGAGATGGAATGCTAGGCTATCTGGGACCTTTGAGGGAGCCCCCCAGtttggggggggtgaccttgggcctgggctcgggTGCGGACAGAGCCCCTTCAATAAATCGTGAAGGTTCTGGATaggaggcacaggaggagcaagagaggacagcaggagaaagCATTgccgggcaagtctccaggaAGAGGAATAACTGgtcgcagccaggagggctggtgagtgacatgcaCAGTCAGGAGTACtggggaggcacgcctgagaggactgggagcatgcattctgggatgggtgcagagccagtggaGTGAACTGTGGTGTCATGGGCAGTGGAGAGGGACGGCTGTAGCCagaagggctggcagggcctgaagaacTTTCTATTGCTACACTAAAACGGAAACAATTTtttcccgtacacacgagcggttttcccgttggaaaaaaaaaacaatggttttcccgacggaattcctctcaaacctgccttgcatacacacagtgacACAAAAGTCTGGTGAACTTTTTACtggtaagaacgcggtgacgtaaaagactatgacgagccgaCAAAATGACATTCTATGCTTCCCGTCTGATGGATACCTTGGCTTGAAATTGGCATTTCCTGGCTGAGGATAACATAATTTGCAAGTATGTACAGAACCGCCTAAAGATTTCGTAGATCTCGTTCAGTCAGGGATAATTTGGTCCACAGTCATTATTCATCCCCAGAAATGGTGGATGGAGCTGTGGGAGGTATGGGCACCTACCAGTGTGAAGGATGTGACCAATGCCCTTGCATTGATCCTACAGTGATTTCCTtttttgcctttaaaaaaaattactcaaaactccaatgggggggggggggggttaaacagGAATCTAAATGGATCTATAATCAAAAAGCGCCTGGGTTAAATGCAGCATTTACTTTTAAGCCGTTTCTATAAAAGGACAGAAAATTGTacatataatatatgtgtgttcACATTTTTTCAGCATTGGTGGAGGCCTGACTGTTTGCCTGATCCAGTCTTTTGGCAGACATTCGGGCACCCCTGATAGACGGGGGGTCCCATTGGGTCTTCTTGTTTACATCCTGCTGTATGTCCTTGTTCATCGGGATGAGGGCGCTGTGTGGGTCCTCTAGCTCCTTTGGATGCCTCTGGCTTTCTGAAGGGGTGGTGATATCGCACATGCGCCTTACAGGGGCGCCCACGCCAGACATGATGTCAAGGGGCTGAGCGCGGCCCAGTCGTTTCCAGTGGGACCATATTTAGGATGTGGCGGTTGGCACTGACCAGCTGTCATCCTCGGCGGCCATTCGGTGGTGCTCAGCGATTGCGGGTTAGGACCTGGTGAGTCCATACTGTAATTCATACAGTGAGTATGGCCCCAGGGAGccatcagggcaaaatcgtgggtgcgcggtatacgccgatacccgctttcccgtgccgagtttgaatactgcgccggcatataccgagcgcagcacactcgtgtatagtcgggcaggcttggctcctctcgcgctcacgtcctggacgtacaggacatgagcacgagagtagccgagccagcccgactatacacgagtgtactgcgctcggtatatgccggcgcagtattcaaaatcggcgcgggaaagcggggatcgagcggggaggacgtcgcagaaggacgccggacccgacgaagaggacacccgacgaggccgccgatggacgccgcgcaagacaccaaaactgtaagtactaaaatctttttttacaggaatgtcgggtccactttaggggtgcgcgatatacgccagagcgcgcaataccccgataaatacggtacatgcaaTTTCACAGGGCAAATTGCTATGCaaactttatttaaattttgttttcaaaactataaaaaataacCACTTTCATTACCATTAAATTAATTAGCACTATTGTGTTATACTGTGTACAAATTTACCTTTGATGAGCACTTGAAGTATTCTCTTTGCCATTATATAGTTAATTCCATCATATAAGGTGCATGATATATTTCCAGTGACCTCCAAATCCACATTTGAAACTATTATAGAAAAGTTCCCGTTCTTGCTTTTATCGTACATTATACGCTGTTGTTTCCACTTTCCCCAGGTTTGCACATTAGATGATTGGAGTTTAAATTCTAGTAGGTGTACATTTGTGTTTAGATAACTCCAGATTACAGCTGTATCATTACATTCTGCCTGGGATATCAGTGTTATATTGAAAAAACAGGGGAGAAATATATCGTTGTCTATGTACCCTTCAATGGTAGTATATTGTATATCCTTGTCATCAGGTGTATGTGAGGAGCGACAGGTGGAATTTgctg comes from Rana temporaria chromosome 2, aRanTem1.1, whole genome shotgun sequence and encodes:
- the LOC120928680 gene encoding uncharacterized protein LOC120928680, which translates into the protein MDSAALLLILLLAGLSLASNSTCRSSHTPDDKDIQYTTIEGYIDNDIFLPCFFNITLISQAECNDTAVIWSYLNTNVHLLEFKLQSSNVQTWGKWKQQRIMYDKSKNGNFSIIVSNVDLEVTGNISCTLYDGINYIMAKRILQVLIKEKDLAEDLLLPLTIGGGLLFILVAVVVVGVLKISGRRTQNCETHTDTAIYSTIICDQRVMKENEIYDKIWHD